The proteins below are encoded in one region of Acidobacteriota bacterium:
- a CDS encoding ABC transporter permease subunit codes for AATRLTNLGIRQVEGEATEASRAFGATRGQTLRKVQLPLAAPSIMAGINQTVMLVLAMVVIAGLVGGGGLGLETVKGLRRTDSVGSGFVAGLAIVLLAMLLDRLLQAWTRRFTPVEGGP; via the coding sequence CGGCCGCGACCCGGCTCACCAATCTGGGCATCCGCCAGGTGGAGGGCGAGGCCACGGAGGCTTCGAGGGCCTTCGGGGCCACCCGGGGCCAGACGCTGCGCAAGGTGCAGCTGCCCCTGGCCGCGCCGAGCATCATGGCCGGCATCAACCAGACGGTGATGCTGGTGCTGGCCATGGTGGTGATCGCCGGACTGGTCGGAGGCGGCGGCCTGGGTCTGGAGACCGTGAAGGGACTGAGACGCACCGACTCGGTGGGTTCGGGATTCGTGGCCGGTCTGGCCATCGTGCTGCTGGCGATGCTGCTCGACCGCCTGCTCCAAGCCTGGACCCGCCGGTTCACGCCTGTGGAGGGCGGTCCCTGA